Within the Mixophyes fleayi isolate aMixFle1 chromosome 5, aMixFle1.hap1, whole genome shotgun sequence genome, the region tatggttatatttttttattgcaaaaacgAAAACAAAAAGAACTGGTCAGTGACAAAACTAATGAAGCCCATTACCATAGAGAGCAGCATACATTTGGTGGTGAACCACCCATGTTTTGCAGTGAACATTTTCCTGTCTCCACAAATGTAGTCAAAATTAGTATGAGGAGATAGCATGTGAGTTAGGTGCTTAATAactaaaatctaaaaatatacatCATGTAGTAGAAATGCCTCAGTGAAACACAGGACGATACATCAAATAGAGTATTTAGAAGGTCCCCTTAAAATAAGGAGATATGGTGAACAAACTTAAAAAATCCTATacatgtaaaaattaaataaaataatgtcagtGTACATTGGCTGCTCTAGATAAATATTTGTACACTTTTTTTGCTTCCTACTCATCTCCCCAGGTCTGATAATTTTTTGTAGTGCTATTCCACATTTCCATTATCTTCTGGAAATGTTGCTGATAATCCATGTTAATCTCTTCCATAAGCGCCATAAATCTCTTTATATCATCTTCCATAATATCCCTCCAATCTCGTGCACTTTCTTTGCAATCCTTATATTCCTCCCAAAGTCTAGGCTCTGTTGTCTTACCCAGCTCCTCATGTTGCAATGCTTGATAAACCTCACTGACATTATTTGGACTCTTCTGCTTTTTAAACTTTGAATCTTCCAATTCCTCCATTTCATCAGTTGAGTATACATCATCTTCAGATCCTGCAGATAGCCATCTTTCACCTGCAGATTCCTCTGCTGGCCACTCACACAGTTTTTCTACAATATTCAACAACCATTCCTGATGGTTTTGCAAGTCGATAGATGACAGTTTTGTATCTAATTGATATGCACAATATTCTGGCGCATCAATTTCTAACTCCAGGTGACTATACAGTTCATTTACAGAGGATTCTTGTATCTCTTGAGGTTTAGCACTTGACAATTTAGGATCATTTAGGTCTAGCTCATGTGACAGAGATTGTTCTGCATTTTCATTTTGATTTTCATCCGATTTTATTATCTCTTCCCGATCTTTGGATTCCATTTCCTCTTTAACGGTCTCTGAGAAACGCTTTTGGTGAAACACATTCTCCATTTTCAACCACCCTTTGTACAAAGGCTATGCCAAAGCCTGGACCATTTAAATAACCTACAAAAAACAAgcacaattaaatatatattcaattggCACAAACTTTATATTTACAGCAGGACACTTAACTTGTAAGTAATTGATGCAATATAATAAGACCTCTGGTTATCTTaaatgtgcatatttatatattaaaccggcggttcccaaagtgtgcgccgcggctcccactggggtgccgcgagcagctgtcactgaatatcgacatcagtaacaagctgcggggtagaggaggctgctgggtcccggcgcctggcggattggtaagtttgtgttcttttttttttctttctatgtctggcccgtggcagtggagggggacacggcgtgaggggggcagcggagggggacacggcgtgaggggggcagcggagggggacacggcgtgaggggggcagcggagggggacacggcgtgacagagggcagagggggcagtgtgtctggatgcagagggggcagtgtgtctggatgcagagggggcagagtgcctgagggcagagtgtctggatgcagaggggacatttttgcatacaactaaataagtatttctgtcctgacctaaatacttattacaattttttgacccaactacttctaaaacaggactgctcaataattattttggagggttgccttgaaaaaaatttggagactctaagggtgccgcgaactgcaaaagtttgggaaccactgtattaaACCCTTGTGTTACTATATGCAACCTTAATATTTTGGAGTGCAATTTATTATCTGTCATATTAGGCTCCTAATGGCTCTCTTGGAAGTGTTCATAAGGAACACTGGCATTCATAGTAACATTTCTTCCACTATACAATGTTACCTCAGGTGCATTTTAGATTTAGTAGTCTTAATTGATGAAGCCATTCACATGCTCATAGATGGCTCTTGTACACAGAACTAGAACACAGGACTAAATGCCTAAACTAAATTAGTTTTTACAGGGCATTCTATTCTTCAAAAGTTTATTCAGattattgtataaataaagtgtTGGAAAAAAATTGCAATAGACAGTGGCTACTGAAATGTAATCGATCATccgaaaacaaataaaacaaaataaaagacttGTATCACTTCTTTATATGAGGGTGAGTAAAAAATTATCCACACTCCAGTTATTTTAAAACTTCTGTAGGCCGCTCTGTCTTATTAACGCTTTCCGTAGTAGGTCGTTGTCTCCCCAGTCACTGCTGTGCAGGTTTGAACGGGTTACGGAAGTTAATTTGTAACTACAGTGCAAGAAAAAATGGCTGCCCCACTTGTGATTAGTTTTTTGTGGTCTGAGGGTGTGTCTGGTGCCGATATTTATCAAAGACTTCgtgcacagtatggagaaaaagTGTTTTGTAGTAAAGAAGTCTTTATGAATGCAAAGTTCAAAGAAGGTCGTACAAGTGTCAGCCATAAAGAAGGAGCCGGACGCCTGTCTACATCTGATGAGAACATTGAGCGTGCACGTGAACGGATTCTGTTGGATAGACGAGTGACAGTGGATTAtgaggcacatttatcatttatcgggaaaaacgagaaatacttatcaatccttatcgcatggataaggattgatgtatttctcaaatttatgaaaaatggaacacagaaacagcagttctgaaaaactgccgtttctgtgataaaaaaaaaaaaaaaaaaaaaaaatcaaaaaaaataaatcacacttacccccctcttcgggacgcggtgtctccggatctcctactggtcctcttcgttcctcttcttccttcaattgtgcatgtgcagttcaaagaaagaactgcacatgcgcacaaagatccccgctctgtctctgcaactatagttgcagagcgagcggtgagtgacaggcatccctccacacatgcgctgtccagctctgctcttcggagcagagctaacagcattggattctttcaattttgataatgtacgccagctttttttcgggacttgttagattgcggccagagcagtcaccatactgtagaatggtgactgctcgcaaaaacgatcaggagtgtaaagcagcagatatccatgatatcagctgtgatgcacctttaataaatttgcggagggcacatctggacctgatttccacggtaagtgcacgatagtgcactaccgtgatttcttaaatatgcccctatgtcgcAAATCATTTGCTAATCAGCCATGGCTCTGCCTATGCAATAATCCACTACAGACTTGGGTTTCGAAACGTTTGTGCGAGACGAGTGCCGAAACAACTCGCGGAAGAGCACAAACAGAAGCGTTTGGAGATCTGCAATCAAAATTTGGACCGATGGTCTAAGGAAGATGAAAGTTTCTTAAAAATAATCATTACTGGCGACAAGACATGGATACATCACTACGTGCCTGAGAGTAATCGGCAGAGTAAAAGTTCAAAAAAAGTCAACCATCAGCTGAAATATTGATGCTTACTTGCAGTTTTCTGGGATTCTCAAGGGCCATTATTGGAATATTATCAGGAAAAGGGATGAACAATCAACAGTGCTTGTTACAGTGAGATGCTCACTGAAGAGATAAAGCCCTAAAATTCGCAGAGGACTGCCATCCAGGGGTGTTGTGTTATTGCATGACAATGTACAATCTGCACACCACTGCGCCTACAGTCGACACTCTCCAAAAACTTAATTTTGAAGGTGTTAAAGCATTCTTCCTATAGTCCTGATCTTGCCCCATCGAACGATCAACTATTTGGTCCCCTGAAAGAAAACGAAAATTCACGTCTGATGAAGAGGTGAAGACAGTGGTGCATTCGTGGCTCTCAGCTCAGCCTAAAACACTTTTTAATGAGGGAATACGCAGCTTGTTGACAGATGGACAAAGTGTATTGAAAAGAAGAGAgattatattgaaaaataatatatttgtcttTTCTGAAAGTTGATCAAAACAAATTCCACAGCCAGAGTGCGGATAATTTTTGACTCACCCTCATATGTACCAAATTGTCTTCCTTGTCTATTTCAATAGATGCCCATCTTTATGGTTCTTGGAACTGCCCTGAAAAATCAATTTGCTGCCTAGATTTGTGAGTTTAAGAATCTACCTGAACATATAATTGATGGAAATAACGGCTTCAAAGTCCAGTCTACTACCACTTCAGGACCACCCTCTATGAATTTCAGTTTTTACTCATAAGATGCAGCTCAGTTTAGCTTCAATTAGGTCTTAAATTAGTCACGAAAATGAAGGAataactttattatatatatgccACTTTAAAGATATAGGACAAGATAGATGCCAGAACAAGCATATCCGTTTGGGGAGAAAGGTTGTGCTATCATCAAACAAAGCAGGGAATGCAACTGTAAGTGTACCCTCCCCCATTTATCTTGCTTAAATAATCTtgtcccacaaaaaaaaaaatctcatttatGCATACTGGTGTAAAAGTAGGATCTCCTCCCTTTGGCTGGTGCAAACTATTTCATCACTGCAGATACTGCCACCTTGGCCTGCAAATCCATGTACTTCCCTCACAAGAGTATTTGCACTTTCTGAAATGAGCTTTATAGGGTTAAAAAGATAGCCAATACAAATTCCCTATGCAACTTGTAACATTGGTTAAAAAACTAGCAGAATATATTTAGCATTACCTGACTATACTGAAATTGAACATACTTATTTCTTTAGAAACATACATGCACACAGGCCTGCCACCACTGCAACCTCAAACGCCAACatcagtgatttttaaattatcAGCGCAATTTATGTCAGAATATTTCATAACAATTGGCAGGGCCCAATGACACAGTGGAAGGAGCACCTGAAGGTTCATCAATGTCAGCATATTCATGTACTGTTAGATACACTTTATTATAGTGCAAACTGTGTACACACgaatgcaattatcgtgcagattaCATGATAAAttactgtttggtcagatattacaaGAACGTGTAAGACCCCACAATCATGTTTAACCCTACCAAACCACATCCCATTTGGTGATTTGGCTTtataaaaatcacgatcaacgatggaaagATGTTGGGCAAGTGTGGAAGTATGCGTGCACTCACAGCCCGCAGTGTAGGcatatatctgtagagtgtgtacagagtcacaatgttttcagcagatggttatgagaaatGAAGATAACTTGTGCAGGTGTGTACGTATGTACATATGAATagacatgctcatcgggactttcagttgttggtagaatagttacagaaatcgcattTGAAGTAGATTccattagtgtgtactcagcttaaatCTAACCAATGATGGAAGATAAATAGAGATTTATTTTGGCAATACATGTCCCAGTTGATTccaattgtaaagaaaaaaaaattccacattgTATTTATAACTACGccaacaggggcgcacggaggatttttcgggaggggggggggggctaggcgGGGGTTTCTTCTGcccctgaaaaaaaataaatcctagaaaccagccgcgcatgcgcggctccgtttcggctgcactgtaatatacagcagccgcggcgctgtcaaagaagcgtccgcggcggtgctgtatacaatacagcaccgccgcagacgcttcttagactgctgtatactacagtaccgatatgtagggcactttttagcaggggggggggggtttctggagacccagaaaccccccccccccccccccctgcgtgcgccactggccaACTGGTCGATAGCATTTAAAATCATATTAGGACCTATTAATATGACATATTTAGTTTATGAAAGGCTTTGAGGGTATCCAGTGCATTCTAAAAAGGGTCTTTCCACACAAAtggaaaatctatttttttttttaattaaaccatGTCTTTAGGAGCtttacaacaaaacaaaacaacaaccttATAATCTATTTTCTTGGCTGTTTTGTTTAGCAGCTTTTAAGCTTTGTCCTGAGGGCTCCCTCGGTCATGTCGCCAATACGCCGGTGGGTGCATACTTGGCCACCCACTATAGAGGATGCAAGCCAAGTTCTGCTtcgctaaaaaaacaacaaataaatttaaatatgcaCAGGTTTGTAATCCTGCACTGAGTAAGTATAGGTGGAGACAGACAACGTTTTACACAATTTtgtttagaaataaatatatacttcacacaaacaaaaaatattttctttagaataCCACTTAAGCATTGCAGTACTCTTAGTAAATTGTGTATAGCAAATGTAATCAATGTATGGTTATTATAGAATTAACTAAACTACAAATGGCAATAATATTTAGCtaacaaaaacaaatagtaaCACATATGTATCCTTTTAAAATGAATCAATAAAACAACTAATTATACATCctcattaagctgtttattttgTAATTGGTCATAATGAGTAACAAGGCTATAGTTCTACAATAACTAATCATTTAATTGTAGAGGTGGGATAGATAGAAGTTGTAGACAAATGCCATCTTGACTTGAACACTTCACTCACCATTTTGTAAAGAATAGCAACTATACCCTAATACAGCAGTGGATTTAAAGTCAAAAGAAAACAAACCAGTCCAGTGTGCTATTTTATTATGCAAGGTGTTCtgaccagcactcacctgagcctgtgtgtgatgtgtgtgtgacaaagggttaataaaaaaaaaaaatctattctgtctaaaatgattaaatcctccCCTatttatgccacacactagcttcgccttaccaattatgccatcaccaaggttttttgtgaagagctgacccTCTTACTCAGGAAGACTTCGGATCTCCCTTACTACTAATCTATctcaatttactttaatcagagttattataaaccaaaatgttctcctctgtttcaactatgtgGCATTTTGACCAAGCTTTTCTTAcacgtgaatttgtaagaacagaGAGACCTAAActaattaagtgtaatttaatattgaaaatacatacacaatgcttAAGGtcaaacaattaacaaatgacatacaaatatataatgaagtggtttcttgtaaaataaaaaggctaAATACAAAATTGATACAATTCATGTATGACCAagtttctgttgctgggagaagcagaaaatgggacacccttcaatatcagattgactccctaaaagtgaacaatttcttaGTGTTACTCtacaatttttaaaaatgctgcagggtccacagccccccttcctgtgatgtcagacatAGATAGCAAATTAGGGGTTTTATGACTGTTGAAAACACTTTCTCAGTCAGGTTTTATTTATCCTGTCCTAACTTCTCACCAGAACGGCttacaaatatgattttacctccccaaaacaggtcataagtttccctttatCTGCATACTACACATGCCTCCTATAAGTATGATATCTGAGAAAATATGATAGGATATTTTCCTGTTTCCTTAGCTCACCAGCTCATTGATATTTGTCATTAACATTTAATCTGAGCAGTCAAGATGTCTGAGTTTGGTGTATATCACTGgcttaaaatatatttcaaaggtTTTTTGCTATAAATTGATAGAGGGTGCTCCTCTGTAACCATGGGTCTGGGCTCTTTTGTACAAACACCCCCTGGGGAGAACAGAAGCATTAAACATAATCAAAGGGACATATTGatttaagttctgtttgaaagttTTAACCCTTGGCTGTACACAACTCCTCTGAGCCATATCAAGTCATTACAAGGAATTCACAAACACATTTGCAGTTATATGCCCacaaattagcttgcacatgtcACAAGGCATTCTTTGTACTGTCCAAACAAAGCACTTGAGTCATTGACATCGTTAGCATTAAACCAAGCTTTTTGAGACTGAACAGTTACCTGTTTTTTCCCCAAGATTGCCAATAGTAAAAATGGTTCTACCTCCATAGTTGCCATAAACTTAGAAAAAAAGAACCCCCCCACCAAGACATTTCCACGCCATCATTAACTTTTTAATGCCAGTAGTACAAATAGTATCTGTAAAAATATCTCAAGCGtttaggaaacatttttttttttttacattgaaatacCACTCAGGCTAATATGTTTAACCAAACGCTATTTAACTATAATAATCAGTGATTCCAACACTTTTAAACAGACTTGAGTTACTTGGTAGGAACCAGCTGTAATCTCCGTAGCAATTTCTGAGACAACAATATGACAAATATTTCCATGCTCGTTCAGATGCCAACATCTTCCCTATCAGTTACGATTCTGTTCACCGAAGCAATATTCATAGTACATACCTATCACACTCCTCTGCAGCTTCTGGTTTTCACGCCTGTTTTCCAACTGCAGGGGCTCCGTTTGATGATTGCAATCGGAAAATTAGCGTGAAACGCAGAAACAGGATACCATATAATTATCAGGTTGGCGTGTAATATAttgatcagatttttttttaatgataacaTTCTACTTTGTATACTACACGGTGTTTAATAAACAAGGGCTGGTTTAAAAAATGAGAAGCGTTCAACATTTTAAAAgccaaaaaaacaacatattgcCTAATAAAGAACAACTGTGCATTGTTTTGGAATAAAAAAAGTTACTTGTTTAGAAATAAATCGCTACTCAGAATGTGGAACTTATTCTTACCGGCTGTTATCCAGCCCTGGTGTTACCTTAGATTTCccgagttttgttttttgtttttaagaaagACTCGCTTCTCTGTACTCCTTTAATTAACGCTGATAGGTCGTTTCCTGTTTTAGGGAGGGGGAGGTGAAGATTTGTTCTTGTTACCTTTAAATAGATTAGTTATCGGATTTCCGATCAAAAGGTTAATGTGGTGACAATTTGCATGACCACATACACATGAATGAGTTATTTACGTTCAGCAGCATTTTCTTTAAAATCGGTATTAAGGTTTTTAAATGAAAAGAAGAGCAATGCAGGTGTACTGTCAGGAAAATAGTCTTGGACAGTGATGCATTCACCTGTAAGTCGTCTGAGCTGGTTATGAACTTCTCGAGGTAACCTCCGTGTAGCcaatattattgtgtttgtgtggACAACATAAGCGTCACAACAGATCTGTACGCTCATTTATTTTCTTGCTATTTTTCCCATTTTGAATGCACCAAGAGTAAtctcttttaatgttttttttttttttaaattgcacttaAACTAGAGCCTCCAACTGTTCCATATGTCAATGTGTTATTTGCATAATACATATAATCTTATTACTATTGCTACATTATATGGAATCTATAGCTGTAGTGGGGACAGTGTGAGACTGAGGAATTTACCTAATGTTTTGAGGAGAgactagggggcatatttaagaaagcacgatagtgctcttaccgggaaattaaggtccctctggggtatatttaagaaacaacgggagtgcactatcgtgcacttaccatgtAAATTAGTTCACGATGTCTcctactcaaatttattaaaagtgcatcaatatctgctgctttgcactccttattgtttttgcgagcagtcaccatacaactgtatggtgactgctctggctgcaatctaacaagtccagaaaaaaatctttttttcgggaacttgctgaagctggcgtacattatcagaattgaagaaatccaatgctgtcagctctgctccgaagagcagagctggacagtgcatgtgtggagggatcacatgatccctccctgtcactcagcgctctctcgttgcagagacagagaggggatctttgtgcgcatgtccagttcttggaactggacatgcgcaattgaagaatgaaaagaaggaggagaagacccggagacagcgcttccgaagaggggggtaggtatgattttttacatcacagaaacagcagtttttcggaactgctgtttctgtgcagggttgtacataaatgtgagaaatagttcaatccttatcattgcgataaggattgaaaactacttttcactttatgtgaatattgataaatgtgcccctctgtgtcctccgaatatttatgaaaggtgcatcgcagcagatatcgtggatatctgctgctttgcactcctcttcgtttttgggagcagtcaccattcaacagtatggtgactgctcctggcagcaatctaacaagttccgaaaacaagtttttttttctgtaacttgtcttgataattggcgtacattatcaaaatgGTCATATGtgaatgctgtcagctctgctctgaagagctctgaagagcagagctggacagcgcatgtgtggagggatcacatgatccctccctgtcactcaccgctcacgctctgcaactatagttgcagagacagagtggggatgTCTATGCGCATGTGCAGTGTGAAGACAAATGAAGAGGACCTGAAGGAcaccgaagaggggggtaagtgtgatttttttttttttatcaccgaaaaaacagtttttcggaactgctgtttctgtgatccgtttttaataaatttgagaaatagttcaatccttatccatgcgataaggattgataactatttttcatttttgccgatgattgataaatgtgccccaaaaggaggatactttggggcatatttaacaagtagtGATGGTACagtatcgtgcacttaccgtaaaatccacggccctctgtgtgtcccgcatatttaagaagggtgcatcgcagcagatatcgtggatatctgctgctttgcattctgcttcgtttttgggagcagtcaccattcaatagtatggtgactgctccctctcgctATCTAACAAGTTcctgaaaaatagtttttttcggaaacttgtcatgttaaaaactatttttcaatttatgcgaacattgataaatgtgcccctttgtgAAGTGAGAATATTAAAGGCATGCATGCAAAACAATGAATTTATAATACATGCTTCATTTAAAAGGCTTACATACTTTATTGTAAGTGCAAACAATACCATTTTTATTCAGGTTTTCAAATTAAATTTATCACCTGGTAGAGGTGGGTCTCCAGAAGCTGTCTGGGGGAGACTTTGTAGGGGGTCAAATGTGTGTTTTCTGCAGTAAGTCTTTTTCTCTCAGAGGCCTCTATTTATTACCCACTACAAAACATGAAAGATAATTTTCAgtcctcatcgcatagataaggattgaactattgttcatatttattaa harbors:
- the LOC142157695 gene encoding uncharacterized protein LOC142157695, with translation MENVFHQKRFSETVKEEMESKDREEIIKSDENQNENAEQSLSHELDLNDPKLSSAKPQEIQESSVNELYSHLELEIDAPEYCAYQLDTKLSSIDLQNHQEWLLNIVEKLCEWPAEESAGERWLSAGSEDDVYSTDEMEELEDSKFKKQKSPNNVSEVYQALQHEELGKTTEPRLWEEYKDCKESARDWRDIMEDDIKRFMALMEEINMDYQQHFQKIMEMWNSTTKNYQTWGDE